A genome region from Gopherus flavomarginatus isolate rGopFla2 chromosome 9, rGopFla2.mat.asm, whole genome shotgun sequence includes the following:
- the TMEM186 gene encoding transmembrane protein 186 isoform X2: MRWLSPPRRALHWLPALRDPAAVDAGNPNSSSERRPPAATLPPRQLRPGSTGRRRSRVTVAAAAHAQCVFVYPRLSPRRDGLVPYRCAGSLTPTNSVLEKSMIENKEQFKLVYKFPGIKYCRIFSRMKLLQTALTIVILPPVYHLYLQEQVSQGFVLYVTGTACFAATMLYGISYFLRRMIGLMYLNEAGTVVKVAHLTFWGRKKEIYCPVENVMTLGDTGDTKNEVLLQFKQHNSTQVLYFTLTFGHIVDKQKFAQIFGGF, encoded by the exons ATGAGGTGGCTCAGTCCACCCAGACGGGCGCTGCACTGGCTTCCGGCTCTGCGCGATCCCGCCGCGGTGGATGCCGGGAACCCAAACAGCTCCAGCGAAAGGCGCCCGCCGGCCGCCACCCTCCCCCCGCGCCAGCTGCGACCTGGTTCCACAGGGCGCCGGCGCAGTAGAGTAACGGTAGCGGCGGCGGCGCACGcgcagtgtgtgtttgtgtatccTCGTCTCTCTCCGCGTCGAGATG GGCTGGTGCCATACAGATGTGCTGGCAGCTTAACCCCCACCAACAGTGTCTTGGAAAAGTCGATGATTGAGAACAAAGAACAGTTCAAACTGGTCTACAAGTTTCCAGGAATTAAATATTGTAGAATATTTTCAAGAATGAAGTTGCTACAGACTGCTCTAACCATAGTCATCCTCCCACCTGTCTATCATCTCTATCTGCAGGAACAAGTTTCTCAGGGTTTTGTGTTGTATGTCACTGGCACTGCTTGCTTTGCTGCTACAATGCTGTATGGTATAAGTTATTTTCTCAGACGAATGATTGGACTCATGTACCTAAATGAAGCTGGCACCGTGGTAAAAGTGGCACACTTGACATTttggggaagaaagaaagaaatttatTGTCCAGTTGAAAATGTGATGACCTTGGGTGACACTGGAGATACCAAGAACGAAGTACTGCTCCAGTTTAAACAGCATAATAGTACACAGGTTTTATATTTTACTCTAACATTTGGCCATATTGTGGATAAACAGAAGTTTGCccaaatatttggaggattttag
- the TMEM186 gene encoding transmembrane protein 186 isoform X1, translating into MTFTACWGWCQSPCCPKERRWGTPGPFSLCTPCIQAGIFKIRTRLHLLPSFGRSLPRELSTRLWKKEDKCLRRCFGTHMFLKPQKWQPDSAYFYPGTGLVPYRCAGSLTPTNSVLEKSMIENKEQFKLVYKFPGIKYCRIFSRMKLLQTALTIVILPPVYHLYLQEQVSQGFVLYVTGTACFAATMLYGISYFLRRMIGLMYLNEAGTVVKVAHLTFWGRKKEIYCPVENVMTLGDTGDTKNEVLLQFKQHNSTQVLYFTLTFGHIVDKQKFAQIFGGF; encoded by the exons ATGACGTTCACAGCGTGCTGGGGCTGGTGCCAGTCACCTTGCTGCCCTAAAGAGAGGAGATGGGGCACTCCAGGGCCCTTCAGCCTGTGTACACCATGCATTCAG GCTGGAATCTTCAAAATTAGGACTAGACTCCACTTGCTACCTTCCTTTGGGAGATCTCTACCAAGGGAGTTATCAACAAGATTGTGGAAAAAAGAAGACAAGTGCCTACGCCGTTGCTTTGGGACCCATATGTTCTTAAAGCCACAGAAATGGCAACCTGACAGTGCTTATTTTTATCCTGGGACAGGGCTGGTGCCATACAGATGTGCTGGCAGCTTAACCCCCACCAACAGTGTCTTGGAAAAGTCGATGATTGAGAACAAAGAACAGTTCAAACTGGTCTACAAGTTTCCAGGAATTAAATATTGTAGAATATTTTCAAGAATGAAGTTGCTACAGACTGCTCTAACCATAGTCATCCTCCCACCTGTCTATCATCTCTATCTGCAGGAACAAGTTTCTCAGGGTTTTGTGTTGTATGTCACTGGCACTGCTTGCTTTGCTGCTACAATGCTGTATGGTATAAGTTATTTTCTCAGACGAATGATTGGACTCATGTACCTAAATGAAGCTGGCACCGTGGTAAAAGTGGCACACTTGACATTttggggaagaaagaaagaaatttatTGTCCAGTTGAAAATGTGATGACCTTGGGTGACACTGGAGATACCAAGAACGAAGTACTGCTCCAGTTTAAACAGCATAATAGTACACAGGTTTTATATTTTACTCTAACATTTGGCCATATTGTGGATAAACAGAAGTTTGCccaaatatttggaggattttag
- the TMEM186 gene encoding transmembrane protein 186 isoform X3, giving the protein MAGIFKIRTRLHLLPSFGRSLPRELSTRLWKKEDKCLRRCFGTHMFLKPQKWQPDSAYFYPGTGLVPYRCAGSLTPTNSVLEKSMIENKEQFKLVYKFPGIKYCRIFSRMKLLQTALTIVILPPVYHLYLQEQVSQGFVLYVTGTACFAATMLYGISYFLRRMIGLMYLNEAGTVVKVAHLTFWGRKKEIYCPVENVMTLGDTGDTKNEVLLQFKQHNSTQVLYFTLTFGHIVDKQKFAQIFGGF; this is encoded by the exons ATG GCTGGAATCTTCAAAATTAGGACTAGACTCCACTTGCTACCTTCCTTTGGGAGATCTCTACCAAGGGAGTTATCAACAAGATTGTGGAAAAAAGAAGACAAGTGCCTACGCCGTTGCTTTGGGACCCATATGTTCTTAAAGCCACAGAAATGGCAACCTGACAGTGCTTATTTTTATCCTGGGACAGGGCTGGTGCCATACAGATGTGCTGGCAGCTTAACCCCCACCAACAGTGTCTTGGAAAAGTCGATGATTGAGAACAAAGAACAGTTCAAACTGGTCTACAAGTTTCCAGGAATTAAATATTGTAGAATATTTTCAAGAATGAAGTTGCTACAGACTGCTCTAACCATAGTCATCCTCCCACCTGTCTATCATCTCTATCTGCAGGAACAAGTTTCTCAGGGTTTTGTGTTGTATGTCACTGGCACTGCTTGCTTTGCTGCTACAATGCTGTATGGTATAAGTTATTTTCTCAGACGAATGATTGGACTCATGTACCTAAATGAAGCTGGCACCGTGGTAAAAGTGGCACACTTGACATTttggggaagaaagaaagaaatttatTGTCCAGTTGAAAATGTGATGACCTTGGGTGACACTGGAGATACCAAGAACGAAGTACTGCTCCAGTTTAAACAGCATAATAGTACACAGGTTTTATATTTTACTCTAACATTTGGCCATATTGTGGATAAACAGAAGTTTGCccaaatatttggaggattttag